In a single window of the Terriglobus roseus genome:
- a CDS encoding endonuclease III domain-containing protein has product MRLTDVPTAQQAALFPDASRPERPLLFRDLQEIQDRLLTWWGEPPAPREVWDPLTQLIYSLCSSRTKDAESQATILALRERFGGWPSGPNSWDEVRWERLRDASVAEIEDTLRLATFPDRKAVQLKRTLERITERVGSLSLAFLAKYRTDKVRAWIEELPGAGVKASAAVVNFSSLRRRAIAIDGHHQRIAIRLGIAPANATARQVEATLVPLTPVGWTAITMDEHHTLVKKLGQRVCSLREAHCTRCPLREVCLTGSAAATSRS; this is encoded by the coding sequence TTGCGTCTAACGGATGTGCCTACGGCTCAACAAGCCGCCCTTTTCCCGGATGCCTCACGGCCCGAGCGGCCACTGCTCTTCCGCGATCTGCAGGAGATACAGGACCGCCTGCTGACGTGGTGGGGCGAGCCGCCAGCGCCACGAGAGGTGTGGGATCCGCTTACCCAACTCATCTACTCTCTCTGTTCCTCACGAACGAAAGATGCAGAATCGCAGGCGACGATCCTCGCTCTTCGAGAGCGCTTTGGTGGTTGGCCGAGCGGGCCTAACAGTTGGGACGAGGTGCGGTGGGAGCGGCTACGCGATGCGTCGGTTGCCGAGATTGAAGACACCCTGCGGCTGGCGACCTTCCCGGATCGTAAGGCCGTGCAACTCAAGCGCACGCTGGAGCGGATCACCGAGCGAGTCGGTTCGCTCTCCCTGGCCTTTCTCGCAAAGTATCGGACCGACAAGGTGCGCGCCTGGATTGAAGAGCTACCTGGCGCGGGTGTGAAGGCGAGCGCGGCGGTCGTCAACTTTTCTTCGTTGCGCCGAAGGGCGATCGCAATCGACGGCCACCATCAACGCATCGCCATTCGGCTTGGCATTGCACCTGCCAACGCAACCGCTCGGCAAGTGGAAGCCACACTTGTACCTCTGACACCCGTCGGTTGGACCGCGATCACGATGGATGAGCATCACACACTGGTGAAAAAGCTGGGCCAGCGCGTCTGTTCGCTGCGTGAAGCACACTGCACTCGATGCCCGTTGCGCGAAGTCTGCCTTACGGGTTCTGCGGCTGCGACTTCACGATCTTGA
- a CDS encoding DUF4097 family beta strand repeat-containing protein, whose product MRTLSALVVTASLATAVTAVAQGTWEKTYNVSGRAAVQVSVDNASVTMRSCGECRTVRIHVDAHENDLSRWHVTEMQGGNVVHFDLKRRENDSFFMGWHGRSPEVTVDLPTESDVELRSGNGALQLAGVHGSIEVKTGNGAVQIDDAKGALRITSGNGAITVHRADGTLTAVSGNGALTLEGRLSQMDARSGNGSVRIALEPGTNFTSSSRVSTGHGGISMTVPRDLRADVDLSTGHGPLHCDLPLMSQSSSDRHVHGAANGGGPSLSLRSGAGGITLNAR is encoded by the coding sequence ATGCGTACGTTGTCAGCCCTAGTTGTTACTGCCTCTCTCGCTACCGCCGTCACTGCTGTCGCGCAGGGGACCTGGGAAAAGACCTATAACGTCAGCGGTCGGGCCGCTGTGCAGGTCAGCGTAGACAACGCATCGGTGACCATGCGGAGTTGTGGCGAGTGTCGCACGGTTCGCATCCATGTGGACGCGCACGAGAACGACCTGTCCCGTTGGCATGTAACAGAGATGCAGGGCGGCAACGTGGTGCACTTCGATCTGAAGCGCCGAGAAAACGACAGTTTCTTCATGGGCTGGCATGGGCGCTCGCCGGAAGTGACCGTGGATCTTCCTACTGAATCTGACGTGGAACTGCGCTCTGGCAACGGCGCCCTGCAACTGGCGGGCGTGCACGGCTCCATCGAAGTGAAGACGGGCAATGGAGCCGTCCAGATCGACGACGCGAAGGGGGCGCTGCGGATCACGAGCGGTAATGGCGCGATAACGGTACATCGTGCAGACGGTACGCTGACCGCGGTCAGTGGCAACGGAGCTTTGACTCTTGAAGGCCGGCTGTCCCAGATGGACGCGCGGTCGGGCAACGGGTCAGTTCGCATAGCTCTGGAACCTGGCACGAATTTCACGAGTAGTTCGCGTGTCTCGACGGGGCATGGTGGCATCTCCATGACTGTCCCGCGTGATTTGAGAGCCGATGTTGACCTGTCTACTGGCCACGGCCCGCTCCACTGCGACCTGCCGTTGATGAGTCAGTCCTCTTCTGATCGCCACGTCCACGGCGCAGCAAACGGCGGAGGCCCCTCGCTCTCCCTACGCTCCGGGGCCGGTGGCATTACGCTGAACGCCCGCTAG
- a CDS encoding TonB-dependent receptor produces MSRFSRTVITSALMLSAVPAALAQQSVNGTIRGRALDPSGAAIANATVTVTNSAIGFTKTATTGSNGLYTLINLPLGEYTVLFSAPGFSSLTVKDVVLNAGSESAIDGEMVVGEVGSSVSVVADNVSIDPTNLNIQRTLDSREVENLPLTSRNPYNFIIFQPGVSGHPNAELGIPRTINTNGLLDRINYQMDGMLNTESDRIGLRFFPVGTIFVKEVQEVANSFAPEYGWTTGNVYNVISNNGTNQYHGMFQFVQRWVDATAYPLLSTTGSAKPNLELRDYSGNLGGRIIKDKLFFFGSYEQVKRGSPSPVTVTQATINALGIPADQLQAAPGLLSGKFALGRLDWTINKKNQAMIRYNYFVNDFPYNTQVGGINLRSTGANFKDRAHVFGGQLITTVSDHLLNEFRISLPLRSSVTSAATPSTAPTVTITNLVTMGASSSGGTTYYEHSPNGSENISYVRGSHAIKAGFTLAALQQRQRVASSNVYTFGSIAAYQQAVSGVNPRSYNSFTSQTDTTGIGYASLFYGGYAQDTWQVAPRLVVVGGLRYDRFQAPSANPNAPVADSWSFNVPGGNFAPRLGFSFRATEKTVFKASAGIFYQQTPTNLWFNALNSDGSNRINSYTFQPTQTGAPAYPNIPSATGAVALQNVLTVSPNIKNEYTWNFNTQLTQQLGSRSSLTVGYILSNGRNLMYLRNINLQNPVGTLADGRPVFNTNLATTKPDPRFNQINRVQSGANSSFNALVLNYTMSPIHGLQFNANYTWSHTITDAPEVNTFEQSTTVMDTTNYKRDRGNSLVNRPSAFNMTAVLEPTFHYGSGFLNTIANGNRFAILANLSSGDQANLTTSTGTLNGDSSAGTVQRPAFVGRNTFRSPNIYQFDARYTRTFGKYWDRLEPSFLLEANNVFNHQNITGLTVTQATTPYNFALSQAANGNAGVGTGAINTVRSTVLEARIVQWGFAVRF; encoded by the coding sequence ATGTCGAGATTTTCCCGCACGGTCATTACTTCCGCGTTGATGCTGTCGGCTGTTCCTGCGGCTTTGGCTCAACAGTCTGTTAATGGAACCATACGCGGCCGCGCATTGGATCCAAGTGGCGCCGCGATTGCCAATGCAACCGTTACCGTCACAAATTCCGCAATCGGCTTCACGAAGACAGCGACGACGGGCAGCAACGGACTCTACACACTCATCAATTTGCCACTCGGCGAATATACCGTTCTGTTCTCGGCACCTGGATTCTCTTCTCTAACAGTGAAAGATGTTGTGTTGAACGCCGGTTCGGAATCCGCAATTGATGGCGAGATGGTAGTCGGAGAAGTTGGATCTTCCGTAAGCGTAGTCGCGGATAACGTCAGCATCGATCCCACAAATCTGAACATCCAGCGCACACTGGATTCGCGTGAAGTGGAGAATCTCCCCTTGACCTCGCGCAATCCCTACAACTTCATCATCTTTCAGCCAGGCGTGTCCGGGCACCCAAACGCAGAACTGGGCATTCCCCGCACCATCAACACGAATGGTCTGCTGGACCGTATTAACTACCAGATGGACGGCATGCTCAATACCGAGAGCGACCGCATCGGCCTGCGCTTCTTCCCGGTGGGAACCATTTTCGTGAAGGAAGTACAAGAAGTCGCGAACTCCTTCGCGCCCGAGTATGGATGGACGACGGGCAATGTTTACAACGTCATCTCGAACAACGGCACCAACCAATATCACGGCATGTTCCAGTTCGTGCAGCGTTGGGTAGATGCAACGGCGTATCCCTTGCTAAGCACCACCGGGTCTGCGAAGCCAAACCTTGAACTGCGTGACTATTCCGGAAACCTGGGCGGACGCATCATCAAGGACAAGCTGTTCTTCTTCGGTTCGTATGAGCAGGTAAAGCGCGGCAGCCCATCGCCGGTCACCGTCACACAAGCGACCATCAACGCGCTCGGCATCCCCGCAGACCAGCTGCAAGCGGCGCCCGGTCTCCTCAGCGGCAAATTCGCTCTCGGTCGTCTTGACTGGACCATCAACAAAAAGAATCAGGCGATGATTCGCTACAACTACTTCGTCAACGACTTCCCGTACAACACGCAGGTCGGCGGCATCAACCTGCGTTCGACGGGCGCGAATTTCAAAGATCGCGCGCACGTCTTCGGCGGTCAGCTCATCACCACCGTAAGCGATCACTTACTGAATGAGTTCCGCATCTCACTGCCGTTGCGCTCCAGTGTTACTTCCGCCGCGACACCAAGCACCGCTCCCACGGTCACAATCACCAACCTAGTCACCATGGGCGCGTCATCCTCCGGCGGCACCACTTACTACGAACACTCGCCTAACGGATCGGAGAATATCTCCTACGTCCGTGGATCGCATGCCATCAAGGCAGGCTTCACGCTTGCGGCCCTTCAACAGCGGCAGCGTGTGGCCAGCTCCAACGTTTACACCTTTGGCTCGATCGCCGCCTATCAGCAGGCGGTGAGCGGTGTAAATCCACGGTCCTACAATTCGTTCACCTCGCAGACAGACACAACGGGTATTGGCTACGCATCACTCTTCTACGGCGGTTACGCGCAAGACACCTGGCAAGTTGCGCCGCGACTAGTTGTAGTGGGTGGTCTACGTTACGATCGCTTCCAGGCACCCAGTGCGAATCCGAATGCACCGGTCGCCGACTCTTGGTCGTTCAATGTACCCGGCGGTAATTTTGCTCCGCGCCTAGGCTTCTCGTTCCGAGCGACAGAGAAAACTGTCTTTAAGGCATCGGCCGGTATTTTCTATCAGCAGACGCCGACTAATCTCTGGTTCAATGCCCTGAACTCGGATGGCTCGAACCGTATCAACAGCTACACGTTCCAGCCCACGCAGACGGGCGCCCCCGCGTACCCGAACATCCCCAGCGCAACCGGCGCCGTGGCTCTGCAGAACGTTCTGACCGTTTCGCCGAACATCAAGAACGAGTACACGTGGAACTTCAACACACAACTGACGCAGCAGCTTGGGTCGCGTAGCTCATTGACTGTCGGCTACATCCTCTCCAACGGCCGCAATCTGATGTATCTGCGCAATATCAACCTGCAGAACCCGGTGGGTACGCTGGCGGACGGACGGCCGGTATTTAATACGAACCTGGCAACGACAAAACCTGACCCGCGCTTCAATCAAATCAATCGTGTGCAGTCCGGCGCTAACAGCAGCTTCAACGCGCTGGTGCTCAACTACACGATGTCCCCAATCCACGGTCTGCAGTTCAACGCGAACTACACCTGGTCGCACACGATTACGGATGCTCCAGAGGTCAACACCTTCGAGCAGAGCACTACCGTGATGGACACTACCAACTACAAGCGCGACCGCGGCAACTCACTGGTTAATCGTCCTAGCGCCTTCAACATGACGGCTGTGCTGGAACCTACTTTCCACTATGGCAGCGGTTTCCTGAACACCATTGCGAATGGTAATCGCTTCGCAATCCTGGCCAACCTGTCTTCGGGCGACCAGGCGAACTTGACGACGTCGACTGGAACGCTGAACGGCGATTCGTCTGCCGGCACCGTACAGCGCCCTGCCTTCGTCGGTCGCAACACATTCCGGTCACCCAACATCTACCAATTCGACGCACGGTATACCCGCACCTTCGGAAAGTACTGGGATCGTTTGGAGCCGTCGTTCCTACTTGAAGCCAATAATGTCTTCAACCACCAGAACATCACCGGCCTGACCGTGACGCAGGCAACCACACCGTACAACTTCGCGCTATCGCAGGCGGCCAACGGTAACGCCGGAGTCGGAACGGGAGCTATCAACACCGTTCGCAGCACGGTCTTGGAAGCTCGCATCGTTCAGTGGGGTTTTGCAGTTCGCTTTTAA
- a CDS encoding ROK family transcriptional regulator, with protein MPPTLLPLSPSAPGEPHAVEAARPPHLREANCRALLRLLRKSSPCSKADLVRSSGLSAPTVAAAVAQLAEYGLVEPIGEGKSSGGRPPDLLQFNASHAYVAGADIGGTYLRMMLADLHGTTVATWEARLKAGRKTPGAVVSQMREGLTTMAESANAVGRVRHITVGAPGITDVRNGVVKAAPNLQDWNDVPLQFLLEKDLGVQAAVENDVNLAAVGERSRGIAHDARDFVFIAMGTGVGAGIYVEGSLHHGATWSAGEIGYLPVAGMPRETMRLNETGQLERIIGGAGIEDTWKAALLREGLHEGSLQRLRASQIFDLAGDSTRDGHALALEIVNSTARILADAISILGLLYDPKLVVLGGGVGSHEILRTSTENFLRKNELAQTVLRISSLGKQAQLFGAISLSLAAIEAGLFC; from the coding sequence ATGCCTCCTACCCTGCTGCCCCTGAGTCCTTCCGCACCCGGCGAGCCCCATGCCGTAGAAGCGGCGCGGCCACCGCACCTGCGTGAGGCGAACTGCCGTGCGCTTTTGCGGTTGCTGCGGAAGAGCAGCCCTTGCTCCAAGGCAGACCTGGTACGCAGTTCCGGACTCTCGGCTCCTACGGTCGCAGCAGCCGTTGCGCAACTTGCTGAATACGGTCTGGTCGAACCGATCGGTGAAGGAAAATCATCGGGCGGACGCCCACCGGATCTGTTGCAGTTCAACGCATCGCACGCCTACGTTGCGGGTGCGGACATCGGTGGCACCTATCTGCGCATGATGCTTGCAGATCTGCATGGCACGACTGTTGCTACCTGGGAAGCGCGTCTGAAGGCAGGCCGTAAGACCCCCGGAGCCGTCGTCTCCCAGATGCGCGAGGGCCTGACGACCATGGCAGAGAGCGCGAATGCCGTTGGTCGCGTTCGACACATTACCGTTGGTGCCCCGGGAATTACGGATGTTCGCAATGGCGTGGTGAAGGCCGCTCCGAACCTGCAGGATTGGAACGATGTGCCCCTGCAATTTTTGCTGGAGAAAGACCTGGGCGTCCAGGCGGCTGTAGAAAACGATGTGAACCTGGCGGCAGTGGGAGAACGATCCCGCGGCATCGCGCACGATGCACGCGACTTTGTCTTTATTGCCATGGGCACCGGAGTCGGCGCGGGCATTTATGTAGAAGGTTCACTGCACCACGGGGCAACATGGTCCGCGGGCGAAATTGGGTATCTGCCAGTCGCGGGTATGCCTCGCGAAACCATGCGCCTGAACGAGACCGGTCAGTTGGAGCGGATTATCGGTGGAGCAGGTATCGAAGATACCTGGAAAGCAGCGTTGCTACGTGAAGGCCTGCATGAGGGTTCCCTGCAGAGGCTGCGCGCGTCGCAGATCTTCGACCTGGCGGGTGACTCCACACGCGATGGTCACGCACTGGCCCTTGAAATCGTCAACTCTACAGCCCGGATTCTCGCGGACGCGATCAGCATCCTGGGGTTACTGTATGACCCTAAGTTGGTCGTACTGGGCGGTGGTGTGGGGTCGCACGAGATTCTGCGCACATCCACCGAAAACTTCCTGCGCAAAAACGAGCTTGCGCAAACAGTGTTGCGGATATCCAGCCTGGGCAAGCAGGCACAGCTGTTCGGCGCGATTTCCTTGTCACTTGCGGCCATCGAGGCCGGCCTTTTCTGTTGA
- a CDS encoding cupin domain-containing protein: MSQGHFFDISALTATLPATAETMLRDIRLTDEVAASCRIFRVYRPAPLHFHTACDEYLYVLQGRGRIQIQDEVREVGPGDLIHFKVRVVHGTPEILEHPFVFLAIDTPRRPPEDVHFVNPADGDALTFIASQDY, from the coding sequence ATGAGTCAGGGCCACTTTTTCGACATTTCGGCGCTCACCGCCACGTTGCCAGCAACGGCAGAAACCATGCTGCGGGACATCCGGTTAACCGACGAGGTCGCCGCCAGCTGTCGTATCTTCCGCGTCTATCGTCCAGCGCCGCTGCACTTTCATACTGCCTGCGATGAGTATCTGTACGTTTTGCAGGGCCGGGGCCGCATACAGATTCAGGACGAGGTGCGCGAAGTTGGGCCGGGAGATCTCATCCACTTCAAGGTCCGCGTGGTCCATGGGACACCCGAAATCCTTGAACATCCCTTCGTCTTTCTTGCCATCGATACGCCACGTCGACCGCCAGAAGACGTCCACTTCGTTAATCCCGCGGACGGCGACGCGTTGACCTTCATCGCATCGCAGGACTACTGA
- a CDS encoding TonB-dependent receptor domain-containing protein, translating to MKMLRRVAPIVFLSAASAVAQQTGLTGKVVDASGAVVSGATINVKQVGAAEFHAKSSGQGTWLLPSLTAGDYLITVSAPSFGTVEQKILLLVGQLATVDITLSAATSNTVVEVQASEVAIDTTSSAVAGNVTPQEVQDIPVNGRNYVQLSALIPGIKANSFGNTPAASGQSTNAGDAETGKFQITLDGLQYSQDSVGSSFGQPKVSQDAISQFQIITDRFDATSGRSAGIYVNLQSKTGTNALHGGAFGYFRNSYFNQADPILKYNKNVLGATVANVVPDFADQQYGGTLGGKIKRDKMWFFGSYEGEHQPNTTSISPFVTSGVGSVFTHPSILKNNEYLGRVDYQRSDRNHFFLRGDAFNSNNSFVGGSDPSQSYSQTVSSSGYVFDWNHNVNDHMVNDVHTGFHYFQFQILPFYDNKSIVLTLPLATVGEPYNQPEVFSQYTQQYRDDLFWVKGKHSFKLGGEYLHTLHGGTFPQYLRGGLTTCTAAAAYSSYTSAQLKTLYNSFFPNGTLDPATWNYSAINSYCGGGEIFTQAFGSYDISIGRNIIGVWAQDDWKILSNLTLNLGVRYDNDLGAYNTSFVPTAGLLTPNSNPNANFAPRLGFSYDPSGRGKTAIRGGGGLYFADQVANAIIDEQLYSSTSRALQATVSGSTATPLTLPSPFAGQNPAANPAGYVSSPQPVLRGSKTPYALQLSLGAQQELGYKTTMSADFVHMRVYDDFVALSGNLLQDPANAQRNLNPTAAITAAQYGSRVCGNGGITLDSVANLATGAPNNGNPNGAAAKAVCNNLFGGSVRNFATMPGAGVIADALQVGIKHAAAHGFTGALAYTWGRTKNSTNGAFSYPNKPFKPGLQQEWANGTDDQRHTLTVNGEYQWKYGLSLSSLYHFGSGLAFATSSGGSVNGYVGSTRTFAAGVTPVAPTFNGACPTTTCTKIYAPLSKVYNDTAYGYYVIQRDGFRGTPYQRVDVRLQESFKLHERYRAIVAIEAFNLANHSNFGNFATTATNGTGATAYGTATASSGAPFEYQARSLQFIGRFSF from the coding sequence ATGAAGATGCTCCGCCGCGTTGCACCGATTGTTTTCCTCTCCGCAGCATCCGCAGTGGCGCAACAGACCGGCCTGACGGGTAAAGTGGTCGACGCCAGTGGTGCCGTGGTTTCTGGCGCCACGATCAACGTGAAGCAGGTTGGTGCTGCCGAGTTCCATGCGAAGTCCAGTGGCCAGGGCACATGGCTTCTGCCGTCCCTCACAGCAGGCGACTACCTCATCACAGTCTCCGCCCCAAGTTTCGGCACGGTGGAGCAGAAGATCCTGTTGCTGGTTGGTCAGCTTGCAACGGTGGATATCACCCTGTCGGCGGCCACCTCGAACACCGTGGTGGAAGTACAGGCAAGCGAGGTTGCGATCGATACCACCTCCTCAGCAGTCGCGGGCAATGTGACTCCGCAGGAGGTACAGGACATCCCGGTGAACGGCCGCAACTACGTGCAGTTGTCCGCGCTGATTCCCGGTATCAAGGCAAACTCCTTCGGCAACACACCCGCAGCCTCTGGCCAGTCGACCAATGCAGGCGACGCGGAGACGGGAAAGTTCCAGATCACGCTCGACGGCCTGCAGTACTCGCAGGATTCGGTGGGATCAAGCTTTGGCCAGCCTAAGGTTTCGCAGGATGCCATCTCGCAATTTCAGATCATCACCGATCGCTTCGACGCAACCAGCGGCCGCTCCGCCGGCATCTACGTCAATCTTCAAAGCAAGACGGGAACCAACGCCCTCCACGGTGGCGCCTTCGGTTACTTCCGCAACTCTTATTTCAACCAGGCCGATCCGATCCTGAAATACAACAAGAATGTGCTTGGTGCGACGGTTGCGAATGTCGTCCCGGATTTCGCCGATCAGCAGTATGGCGGCACACTCGGTGGCAAGATCAAACGGGACAAGATGTGGTTCTTCGGATCCTACGAAGGAGAACATCAGCCGAACACAACCTCGATCAGTCCTTTTGTCACCAGCGGTGTGGGCAGCGTCTTCACGCACCCCAGCATTCTCAAGAACAATGAGTATCTGGGCCGCGTAGACTACCAGCGCAGCGACCGCAATCACTTCTTCCTTCGCGGTGATGCCTTCAACTCAAACAATAGCTTCGTCGGGGGGAGTGACCCCAGCCAGTCCTACAGCCAGACCGTATCTTCGTCGGGCTATGTCTTCGACTGGAATCATAACGTGAACGATCACATGGTGAATGACGTTCACACGGGCTTCCACTACTTCCAGTTTCAGATCCTGCCGTTTTATGACAATAAGTCCATCGTGCTGACGCTACCACTGGCGACCGTGGGCGAGCCTTACAACCAGCCCGAAGTTTTCAGCCAATATACGCAGCAGTATCGCGACGACCTGTTCTGGGTGAAGGGCAAGCACAGCTTCAAGCTTGGCGGCGAGTATCTTCATACACTGCATGGGGGCACCTTCCCGCAGTACCTTCGCGGCGGGCTGACCACTTGCACGGCGGCAGCCGCGTACAGCAGCTATACCTCGGCACAGTTGAAGACCTTGTACAACTCGTTTTTCCCCAATGGCACGCTGGATCCAGCCACCTGGAACTATTCGGCCATTAATTCGTACTGCGGCGGCGGTGAAATCTTCACACAGGCCTTCGGCAGTTACGACATCAGCATCGGGCGGAACATCATCGGGGTCTGGGCACAGGACGACTGGAAGATTCTCTCGAACCTGACACTGAACCTTGGCGTTCGCTATGACAACGATCTTGGCGCGTACAACACGTCATTCGTGCCGACTGCCGGTCTGTTGACACCCAACTCCAATCCGAACGCAAACTTCGCGCCACGCCTTGGCTTCTCCTATGACCCGAGCGGCCGGGGCAAGACAGCCATTCGCGGCGGCGGCGGTTTGTATTTTGCGGATCAGGTGGCAAACGCCATCATCGACGAGCAGCTTTACAGCAGCACGTCGAGAGCTCTGCAGGCGACAGTTTCCGGTTCGACGGCCACACCGCTTACTTTGCCCAGTCCGTTTGCGGGTCAGAATCCCGCAGCGAACCCTGCAGGATATGTAAGCTCGCCGCAGCCAGTGCTGCGTGGATCGAAGACGCCCTATGCCCTGCAACTTTCCCTTGGCGCACAGCAGGAGCTTGGATATAAAACGACCATGTCTGCTGACTTCGTTCACATGCGTGTGTACGACGACTTCGTTGCACTGAGCGGTAACCTGCTCCAGGATCCAGCGAACGCCCAGCGGAACCTGAATCCAACCGCTGCAATTACCGCGGCACAGTACGGGAGCCGAGTCTGTGGCAACGGTGGCATCACGCTCGACAGTGTGGCAAATCTGGCCACGGGTGCACCGAATAATGGGAACCCAAACGGAGCCGCAGCAAAGGCAGTCTGCAACAATCTCTTCGGCGGATCCGTGCGTAACTTCGCCACGATGCCGGGAGCGGGCGTCATTGCGGACGCGTTGCAGGTTGGCATCAAGCATGCCGCAGCACACGGCTTCACCGGTGCACTTGCCTACACGTGGGGTCGCACGAAGAACTCCACAAACGGAGCATTCTCATATCCGAACAAGCCCTTTAAGCCGGGTCTTCAACAGGAATGGGCAAATGGCACAGACGATCAGCGTCATACATTGACGGTGAATGGCGAGTACCAGTGGAAGTACGGCCTGTCACTCTCAAGCCTCTATCACTTCGGATCGGGTCTGGCATTTGCCACATCGTCTGGCGGTTCGGTGAACGGTTATGTCGGCAGCACACGCACCTTCGCCGCAGGTGTAACGCCGGTTGCGCCCACCTTCAACGGTGCGTGCCCAACCACCACGTGCACCAAGATCTACGCACCGCTGTCGAAGGTCTACAACGATACGGCATACGGCTATTACGTGATTCAGCGTGACGGCTTCCGTGGCACGCCGTATCAGCGCGTGGACGTGCGGCTGCAGGAGAGCTTTAAGCTACACGAGCGTTACCGCGCGATCGTTGCGATCGAAGCCTTCAACCTGGCAAATCATTCCAACTTTGGTAACTTTGCGACAACTGCCACCAATGGCACGGGCGCAACTGCCTATGGCACCGCAACTGCATCGTCCGGCGCGCCGTTCGAATACCAGGCACGTTCGCTGCAGTTCATCGGCCGCTTCTCGTTCTAG
- the argH gene encoding argininosuccinate lyase produces MRSNDTTGNGGNAESTSKFPADVYRDTVLAHVFADAQRLFLPSLIECDLAHVLMLTKQGILSQEQAAACLRAILSLDLAAISAVRYDGSVEDLFFYVETELAKAAGADNAGRIHTARSRNDLDLTMYRMTLRQRLLDLLGSALALRQTLLGFAQKYRDAIMPAYTHNQPAQPTTLGHFLMAYIEVMERDAERVISCYARVNRSPLGACAISTTGFSIDRHMTEEALGFRGLVTNSYGAIASVDYVAEACSVLATAMLSLGRFTQEMLLWSTAEFGYLRLSEGYVQISSIMPQKRNPVPLEHTRILASRALTESQSVLGSLHNTPFTDMNDGEDSLQPLVALAFADAERSTTLLAGALSEATFSVERMRTRAGTSFLTVTELADTLVRSTGMSFHQAHGIVSRSVRHATSDDNDALALDVHRDVIAAGFDVPYATVQLALDPENFIAVRGIEGGPAKSALEPELQRAASQLERDANWLNAEREYLSAKQSNLMKAAQAQLL; encoded by the coding sequence TTGCGATCGAACGACACAACCGGCAACGGCGGAAACGCTGAAAGCACCTCGAAGTTTCCGGCAGACGTCTACCGCGATACGGTTCTCGCGCACGTCTTCGCGGATGCGCAGCGACTCTTTCTTCCATCGCTCATTGAGTGCGACCTGGCTCATGTCCTGATGCTGACGAAGCAGGGCATTCTGTCGCAGGAACAGGCGGCCGCGTGCCTGCGCGCAATTCTCTCCCTCGATCTTGCAGCGATCAGCGCCGTTCGCTATGACGGCTCGGTCGAGGATCTCTTCTTTTATGTGGAGACCGAACTCGCGAAAGCCGCTGGAGCGGACAATGCCGGGCGCATACACACCGCGCGTTCCCGCAACGATCTCGATCTGACGATGTACCGCATGACGCTCCGGCAACGCCTGCTGGACTTACTCGGTAGTGCGCTTGCGCTGCGTCAAACCCTTCTTGGTTTCGCTCAGAAGTACCGCGACGCCATCATGCCGGCCTACACACATAACCAGCCCGCGCAGCCAACGACGCTGGGACACTTTCTGATGGCTTACATCGAGGTGATGGAGCGCGATGCGGAACGTGTCATCAGTTGTTATGCGCGGGTGAATCGCTCTCCTCTGGGCGCCTGCGCCATTTCAACTACAGGGTTTTCCATCGATCGCCATATGACCGAGGAGGCGCTGGGATTCCGCGGGCTTGTCACGAACTCTTACGGTGCGATCGCATCAGTGGATTACGTCGCGGAGGCATGCAGCGTCCTGGCTACGGCGATGCTCTCACTGGGCCGATTTACGCAGGAGATGTTGTTGTGGTCCACTGCGGAGTTTGGCTATCTACGCCTCTCTGAAGGCTATGTCCAAATCAGCAGTATCATGCCGCAAAAGCGTAATCCAGTTCCGCTGGAACACACGCGCATCCTTGCATCACGTGCATTGACGGAGTCGCAGTCGGTCCTCGGCTCATTGCATAACACCCCCTTCACGGATATGAATGACGGCGAAGATTCGCTGCAGCCACTGGTCGCGCTCGCCTTCGCGGATGCGGAGCGGTCAACAACGTTGCTGGCTGGTGCGCTGTCCGAAGCGACGTTCAGCGTCGAGCGGATGCGAACCCGCGCGGGCACCAGCTTCCTGACCGTAACGGAGCTTGCGGATACGCTCGTTCGATCGACTGGCATGTCCTTCCATCAGGCACACGGCATCGTCTCCCGTTCCGTGCGTCATGCAACTTCCGACGATAACGATGCGCTTGCGCTGGACGTTCATCGCGACGTAATTGCCGCAGGCTTCGACGTGCCCTACGCCACGGTTCAACTCGCTCTGGATCCAGAAAACTTTATCGCGGTTCGAGGTATTGAGGGTGGTCCTGCAAAGTCTGCACTAGAGCCCGAGTTGCAACGAGCGGCATCACAATTGGAGAGAGATGCCAACTGGCTCAACGCGGAACGCGAGTACCTCTCAGCGAAACAGTCCAATCTGATGAAGGCCGCACAGGCGCAACTGTTGTAG